The Fulvivirga ligni genome window below encodes:
- a CDS encoding FecR family protein encodes MQVNDQNERSWYLASKAITRELTQEETIEWQELLRSDAEFSADYNKLKLLWDQAGGLPYGEIDIRRDWEKVRGRVKGRSFKPMYKYAATISLLLVAAMVLWKYGPINLWGNTQVTTTVIQAPSGSQSYVVLPDSSEVWINAGSKLIFDNQFGISNRKLTLVGEAFFDVEEDEVPFTVFTPDYDIKVLGTAFNIRAYEDDKDVVTTLVRGSLKVNNIYTAEGMRSTTLKPGDKLTLLKDTKTARLERGINVNLETSWKDGWLTVSSESLGELAKKLERLYDINITFKDEELKSYRYTGKIKQLSLEQVLKALALTSPVKFDVSEKTVTIGMDESEKQKYRSLQNPNN; translated from the coding sequence ATGCAAGTGAATGATCAAAATGAGAGATCCTGGTATTTGGCTTCGAAAGCCATAACCAGAGAACTTACTCAGGAGGAAACCATCGAATGGCAGGAGCTACTTAGGTCAGACGCAGAATTTAGCGCTGATTACAATAAGCTGAAGCTGCTATGGGACCAGGCAGGTGGGCTGCCCTATGGTGAGATTGATATAAGAAGAGATTGGGAGAAGGTAAGAGGCAGAGTAAAGGGCAGAAGCTTTAAACCAATGTATAAATATGCCGCTACAATCTCTCTTTTGCTGGTAGCAGCGATGGTTTTATGGAAATACGGCCCCATCAATTTATGGGGTAATACTCAGGTGACTACAACGGTAATTCAGGCTCCCTCAGGCTCACAAAGTTATGTTGTACTTCCTGATAGTTCTGAAGTATGGATAAATGCTGGTAGTAAGCTCATTTTTGATAATCAGTTTGGTATCTCTAACCGAAAGCTCACACTAGTGGGTGAGGCCTTTTTTGATGTAGAGGAAGATGAAGTTCCTTTTACGGTTTTTACTCCTGATTATGACATCAAAGTGTTGGGCACGGCCTTCAATATACGCGCCTATGAAGATGATAAAGATGTGGTGACTACCCTGGTTCGGGGCTCGCTGAAAGTAAATAATATATATACCGCTGAAGGGATGAGGTCTACCACACTGAAGCCAGGTGACAAACTCACTTTATTGAAAGATACTAAAACAGCCAGGCTGGAAAGAGGGATTAATGTAAATCTTGAAACATCATGGAAAGATGGCTGGCTTACTGTAAGCAGTGAGTCATTAGGTGAACTGGCCAAGAAACTGGAAAGGCTGTATGATATCAATATCACCTTCAAAGATGAAGAGCTGAAAAGCTACCGATACACGGGTAAAATAAAGCAGTTGAGTCTGGAGCAGGTACTGAAAGCTCTGGCACTCACTTCACCAGTGAAATTTGATGTAAGCGAAAAAACGGTGACCATAGGTATGGATGAAAGTGAAAAGCAAAAATACCGGTCGCTACAAAATCCGAATAATTAA
- a CDS encoding SusC/RagA family TonB-linked outer membrane protein yields MKKLKYDQTYTWSVLSMIMKIWLFIFISAGVALAGTVKSQNLDINLKNVTVRKALNVLEKESDYSFFYNDSFADLDKRVSITAKNEELNTVLTKLLSTTALTFKFLDGNLIVISPKNFVEPISVSGKVTSAVDGEVLPGVSITIKGTSKGTITDFDGNYTIKVDNEASLIFTFIGYMDQEVAINSRTVIDVQMEEDITTLNEVMVISTGYQDIDKRLFTGSVVKLDAEEIETEGTIDVSRMLQGRAAGVSVQNVSGTFGTAPKIRVRGATSITGDNKPLWVIDGVVLEDIVNISPDQLTTGDPNTLIGSSVAGINSEDIESINILKDASATALYGARAKDGVVIITTKKGRVGKPLITYSGNFSSYLKPSYDNYNIMNSSDQMSVYAELERKGFLNHSDISRSPNGGIYKKMYDLINGSFDENSGQFPLANTPEARRAFLSRYATANTDWFDELFRNSFVQEHSLGISSGTEASKLYFSTSYYNDQGWTIADRVKRYTANARGTFKLSDKISLGFITTGSIRDQRVPGTIDRQTDAVSGSYSRDFDINPFSYALNTSRALTAYDENGDLEYFTRNYAPFNIINELSKNYIDLNVQDFKLQGELKYKLFDNLTYDLVAAVRYVKTTTEHQVQEGSNMAEAYRADGSQTIRQGNKFLYYNPDYPNLDPVVVLPEGGFYNRTDDQMVSYYVKNQLGWNHLFAKKHNVNLVLGQEIRQVDRQNAYSNGYGYQYGKGGVPFTDYLILKQQLEQNFNYFGMQNSFERYASFYSGLTYSYNSKYVFNSTVRYDGSNRLGESSTSRWLPTWNVSGAWNLDSEEFMKGVRSVDFLTLKVGYGLTANIGNATNSSVVYRSGTTRRPYLDETESQIGIESLENSDLTWEKQYETNIGLNAGLFKRFTISADYYWRDHFDLISLIKTSGIGGEAYKYVNYADMKSHGLDLSLGATLVDHRDWGWNTNFIFSFNKNKITNLKNQPRILDLIFPEGGAQQGYPVRGLFSIDFEGLDPETGVPLFLNQDGEISPNVFMQSYKTANLKYEGPVDPTVTGGFSNTFRYNNLSLNIFLTYQAGNKIRLNPAFSSFYSDLNASPREFHDRWMLPGDEQYTNVPSIADLLTLNQLYATGEVYPYNNYNYSSERVADGSYIRLRTVSLTYNLPGKFLTNLNLQTASFSLTGTNLFLLYADKRLYGQDPEFFASGGVAMPVAKKITASIKLSF; encoded by the coding sequence ATGAAAAAATTAAAATATGACCAAACATATACTTGGTCTGTATTATCTATGATTATGAAAATATGGCTGTTTATATTCATTAGTGCAGGGGTGGCACTGGCAGGAACCGTCAAATCTCAAAACCTTGATATTAACCTTAAAAATGTTACTGTCCGTAAAGCGCTTAACGTGCTTGAAAAAGAAAGCGACTATTCCTTTTTTTATAATGATTCATTTGCTGACCTAGACAAGCGGGTGTCCATTACCGCCAAGAATGAGGAGTTGAATACGGTGCTGACCAAATTGCTTTCAACTACTGCACTTACTTTCAAATTCCTGGACGGGAATCTTATTGTCATATCACCCAAAAACTTTGTAGAGCCCATATCAGTATCAGGTAAAGTGACTTCGGCGGTGGATGGAGAAGTTCTACCTGGGGTAAGTATTACAATAAAAGGCACTTCTAAAGGTACTATCACAGATTTCGATGGTAACTACACGATAAAAGTAGATAATGAAGCATCGCTGATTTTTACCTTCATAGGTTATATGGATCAGGAAGTGGCCATTAACTCGCGCACTGTGATAGACGTGCAGATGGAGGAGGATATTACTACCCTGAATGAGGTAATGGTGATCTCAACTGGTTATCAGGATATTGATAAAAGGCTTTTCACTGGTTCCGTGGTAAAACTGGATGCCGAAGAAATAGAAACAGAAGGCACCATAGATGTAAGCCGAATGCTTCAGGGACGTGCGGCTGGAGTGTCCGTTCAGAATGTGTCAGGAACCTTTGGTACGGCTCCTAAGATAAGAGTACGCGGTGCTACTTCCATTACCGGTGATAATAAACCACTTTGGGTTATAGATGGTGTGGTGTTGGAAGATATCGTGAATATCTCTCCTGACCAGCTTACCACAGGTGATCCTAACACCCTGATCGGGTCATCAGTAGCGGGGATCAACTCTGAAGATATTGAGAGCATTAACATCCTTAAAGATGCCTCTGCCACAGCATTATATGGTGCTCGTGCCAAGGATGGTGTAGTGATCATCACCACTAAAAAGGGTAGAGTAGGTAAGCCTTTGATCACTTATTCAGGAAACTTCTCTTCCTACCTGAAGCCATCGTATGACAATTACAATATCATGAACTCCAGTGATCAGATGTCAGTGTATGCGGAGCTGGAGCGAAAAGGATTTCTTAACCACTCCGATATATCCAGGAGCCCCAATGGCGGCATTTACAAAAAGATGTATGACTTAATCAATGGCTCCTTTGATGAGAACTCAGGCCAGTTTCCTTTGGCTAACACTCCGGAAGCCAGGCGAGCCTTTCTCAGCAGATATGCTACTGCCAATACCGATTGGTTTGATGAGTTATTCAGAAATTCATTTGTTCAGGAGCATTCCCTGGGCATTTCTTCAGGTACAGAGGCCTCAAAGCTCTATTTTTCAACCAGTTACTATAATGATCAGGGTTGGACTATTGCCGACAGGGTGAAGAGGTATACTGCTAATGCCAGAGGTACTTTCAAGCTATCTGATAAAATAAGCCTTGGTTTTATTACCACCGGTTCTATCAGAGATCAGCGTGTGCCTGGTACCATCGATCGCCAAACTGATGCCGTTTCAGGAAGCTATAGCAGAGATTTTGATATTAATCCGTTTAGCTACGCACTCAATACGAGCAGGGCCCTCACCGCTTATGATGAAAATGGTGACCTCGAATATTTCACCAGAAATTATGCGCCTTTTAATATCATCAATGAGCTCAGCAAAAACTATATAGACCTAAACGTGCAGGACTTCAAACTGCAGGGAGAGCTTAAATACAAGCTGTTTGACAACCTGACCTATGACCTGGTAGCTGCCGTAAGATATGTGAAAACTACCACAGAACATCAGGTGCAGGAAGGCTCTAACATGGCAGAAGCCTACAGGGCGGATGGATCCCAAACTATTCGCCAGGGTAATAAATTTCTGTATTACAACCCGGATTATCCTAACCTCGATCCAGTGGTGGTGCTTCCTGAGGGAGGTTTCTATAATCGTACTGATGATCAGATGGTTAGCTACTATGTGAAAAATCAATTGGGATGGAATCATCTATTCGCCAAGAAGCACAATGTGAACCTGGTACTGGGGCAGGAAATCAGACAGGTGGATCGTCAGAATGCTTACAGCAATGGCTATGGTTATCAATATGGCAAAGGTGGAGTTCCTTTTACCGACTATCTTATCCTGAAGCAACAGCTGGAGCAGAATTTCAATTATTTCGGTATGCAGAACTCATTTGAGCGCTATGCCAGTTTCTACTCCGGACTGACCTATTCATATAACAGCAAATATGTTTTCAATAGTACCGTAAGATATGATGGCTCTAACCGCCTGGGTGAATCATCTACCTCGCGCTGGTTGCCAACCTGGAACGTCAGTGGTGCCTGGAATTTGGATTCTGAGGAGTTTATGAAAGGTGTTAGATCCGTTGATTTCCTTACCCTAAAAGTAGGATACGGCCTTACGGCCAACATAGGAAATGCCACCAACTCGTCAGTGGTGTACAGAAGTGGTACCACCCGCAGGCCTTATCTTGACGAAACAGAATCTCAGATAGGCATTGAAAGTCTGGAGAATTCTGATCTTACCTGGGAAAAGCAATACGAGACCAATATTGGGCTTAATGCAGGCTTGTTTAAGCGTTTCACCATCTCCGCTGATTATTATTGGAGAGACCACTTCGATCTGATCAGCCTTATCAAGACTTCAGGAATTGGCGGAGAAGCTTACAAGTATGTAAACTACGCTGACATGAAATCGCACGGGCTTGACCTGTCGCTGGGAGCTACCTTGGTAGATCATAGAGATTGGGGTTGGAATACCAATTTTATTTTCAGTTTCAATAAAAATAAGATCACTAACCTAAAGAATCAGCCCCGTATTTTGGACCTTATTTTCCCTGAAGGAGGTGCGCAACAAGGCTATCCGGTGAGAGGATTGTTTTCTATAGATTTTGAAGGCTTAGATCCTGAAACTGGTGTGCCTTTATTCCTTAATCAGGATGGTGAAATAAGCCCTAATGTATTCATGCAAAGCTATAAAACAGCGAACTTGAAATATGAGGGGCCAGTAGATCCTACAGTTACAGGTGGCTTTTCAAATACTTTCAGATATAATAACCTATCGTTAAATATCTTCCTCACCTATCAGGCAGGTAATAAGATCAGGCTTAATCCGGCTTTCAGTAGTTTTTATTCAGATCTTAATGCTTCACCACGCGAGTTTCATGACCGATGGATGTTGCCAGGTGATGAGCAGTATACCAATGTGCCGTCTATTGCAGATTTGCTAACGCTGAACCAGCTATATGCCACTGGTGAAGTGTATCCATATAACAATTACAACTATTCTTCTGAGAGGGTGGCTGACGGATCTTATATTCGTTTGCGTACGGTTTCTCTTACTTATAATCTTCCAGGTAAGTTTTTAACGAATCTGAATTTGCAAACAGCATCATTCAGTCTTACGGGTACTAACCTTTTCTTATTGTATGCTGATAAGCGATTGTACGGCCAGGATCCGGAATTCTTTGCCTCTGGTGGGGTAGCCATGCCAGTAGCGAAAAAGATCACAGCTTCTATAAAACTTAGTTTCTAA